ATCGAACTTGGTTAAGAATCCCAATGATCCcagcgagaaagagaggacCGGTGGTACTACTTGCTGGAAGAGCCAGCTTGTATAAAGAACGGTCCCATCACCACCCAGTGTAATAACGAAGTCAAAGAGATAGGCATTCTCGTACACAAACTTATTATCCCAGAACTTGAGCCGCCCTGCCGCGGAAggttcatcctccagcaatTGAGAAGCACCGAAATCTGCAGCCGCTTCCAGTCGTCTCTCCACGTAGAcgttgtactccgtatcaCGGTCTTTAGACAATAACCATTGCGTGAGCTTCCTCGTAAAAGCAATCACGCTATCATCGCCCGCTTTCGTCACCACAAAGACATTCTTGACAGAAAGCTTGAGTTTGATGCTATCCAGCTTCTTCGACAACTTTCGTACATTCCATGCCATATCAGACAACTGTTTTTTCGTCAGCTGCCGTGACTCCACGATGGTCTCGGATTGCTTCGGTGTCCAGTCGTCCATATCGGTGACGGTGACTCCATCTGTATCTATGGCGGTATCGTCGAAGCCCATTGCGTCGTCCAGAGCATCGCGCGCAGTTCGTGCATCCTTCTCTCGACCCGGGGGGCAAATCCATTCACCTGCAATCAGTGAATGTACGAAGCAGGCTGTCTTATCGTCTGCACGGTCGAGGCGAGGCTTGCCCGGCTCATTGGCCATGACTAGGGACGATTTGCGGCGGTGACTGCAATTGGGGGTAAGCACAACCTAGTGAAAGAAATATCGAGACGTTAATAATGCAACATGGAACCAAAGTGTCGTCAAAGATACCTCTAATTTGTGGGAGTCCGTATCTCCACCTGCCCCTCCACGGCCCTTGAGACAAGTTAGCTACGGTTCCGATATAATTTGTAAATCGACAACCGTACAGCATTATCCCTAAACTGGCCTTGATCCATGATTCAACAGCCAAAACTTAAAGTTTTTGAGTTGTCTGTTCATAAGTTGGGGGGACTATCGCTGAGGTTTCATCGAGGTCGCAGCTCGAGCGGCGTTTTGGTTGAGGTTCACGCCGCATTGGGCAAGCCGCGGCTATGACGTCGCTCCCCAGCATCAATGGCAACAATTCCTCTCAGTGAGCTATCTAGAGTCCTCAGGCTTCACTGAAGATCATTATAGATGATGGTAGTTGACTCCAAACAGACAAACTGAGAAAATCTTATCAATCAAGTGTATATTAAATTTGAGGGGTAACAATTGAGTCGTAGACATGTTCGCAGCTAGACTATACCTAACGGTCGACTATCCCATGTATCTACGACCTCCCATCCCATGTTCTTCAAGCTATCCAAATCATGGCTTGTCCCTGTGTGTAGGCTTTGGGGTgcatttttatcttttccaGATAGCTCTCCTTGACCCCCTGGGCTACTAGACAAGTCGTTGTCCACTTCCTGTATCCTCTCCTTGAGCATATCCGTCCAGTGATTCGAGTTCTGCTCACAGGCAGAGAGAGCATAGGCAAACGAGAGCAACCGCCTCTTAGACTCCCATTGTGATGAGCATAGAATATGGTCCAGCCACATATAAACTCCTTCACAATGAGCATCCTCCTTCGTAGCTGATCTAGCAAACGCCAGCACATCGACCATAGCCTCCACGAGTCCTGTCAGGAAAGCAGGATATCCCTCAACGATGACCTGCAAGAAATAATCCCACCTAGAAAACTCATCATCCAAAGAGGTCCCAAGCctagtaaaagaaaaatcagcACACAATCCACAAAAAACTCCATGGGAACAAAGAAATTCGACATACTTCCTCTCTCCAGAAACCAAAACCTCATCCTCGACCAAAACCTCCGAAACAGCAGCAGCGCCCTTCCCAGAGCTCTTACAGACCGAAACCAACTGCGTCGCAACACCAGACAAAACCTGaaccctcctcttcttccgcggCGGTTCCGACGCACCCGTCTCACCTGTCACTTGTGCCAGGCAAGCCCTGGCAGCAGCCTTAACAGGCTCGATGTCATCCTCGACACCGTCCGGTGCAAAACCAGCGTCCAGATCAATCTTGGCCCAGTAGTAATCCCAGAGCCATTCAAGGGACCGTTGCGCGGCATTCCGCAGGACCGTCAACGACGGCAGTTCACGATGAGTTGCTTCATGTCGCAACTCGACGAATGAGGCAGGTAAGCCTAGGTCAATGGCACGCTGGAACATGGTCTTGCGTTGGCCATGGAGTTTAGAGTCTACGAGACCCGTTACGAACCTATATTCAATTAGCCTCAACCCTCTTTACATCTTCAAAGACAAATTttaagagaaagaaagttCTTGGGGTAAAGAAGAACTCACCGACAAAAAGCTGCCGAATACGTCGCCCGTATCGAAAAGATCGAGTTTTTCTTCGCATCATCATGCAAAATAGCATCCGTTAGCAAAGCCGTAGCCTCCACGGGATGGGGCAAATTGCCCCTCAACTTCCAAGCCGCAACCTTTATACCAGAATTAGTACCAGATGATTTTCATCGTATTGAACTGAGTCAAACATATATACCGTAGCGCAAGCTCTAGACCGCATGTCTGGTCCATCGTACGTCGGCGGAGGGTAGAATTGATTCCGCACCGATTGCAATTCCGATTGTTCTTTCCATGGTGTAAATATTACTTTTGACATTTTTGGGATTTATATTATCGGCCTCTATTAATGAGGCTGATTCCTGTATTTAGTTTTGGGGGCTCTAGATAATATGAATATGGGCATTTGCACTTTTTGTCGTCGGAGTTTTTGGTTTTTCCGACCCGGTATTGTGCTTGGGTCCCGTGCCCTTCAAGTTACTGTCTACTTTTAAGTTTAACTCTGAGGACTGAGTGAAGATTGTGTGTCAATGTGACGCTCGTTTGTTGCGACACTAAATGGATGATGTCTAATACATTGTTTCGATGATAGCTAATCAAGCCCGCACCCTTTGGGTATCCTTTCGTACATGGAAAACGCCGTCCAAAGCCAAAACGCCACGCTATGCAATAAGCCATACAAAAGATTTATACAgtgaataaaaagaaaaaagagtcAAGAAGTGTCATCAAGACGGCTAGATCCATCCGTATCCATAATTCATGCAAGGCTGACTTCCTAAGTTGAAGAGCTGCTGGGGTGCAGACATGGTCTGCTGTTCGATGTCGTCATCGTCAAAGAAGAATGACTTGTGCATCATGTTGGCCGGTGGGTTGGCCGGCTGTTTCTGGACAGGAGCAGAGCTGGAGGCGCTGGCTTGTTCCGTAGTCTCTTGGTTGTCGTCTTCGCTCTCGGCATCTTTGCTGTCATCTGCTTCATCGTCCGACGAGGGTGTGAAAGTCTCCTCCAGCTTGAGACCCTTGCCAGACACCTCATGGAATGAGGTATCCAGGAAAGGGTCAGGGTGATTGTAAAGACCCATTCCAACAAGTTCATCCCCAGCTGGCTCATCGGAGGTCGATTCGTGGAGTGACTTAGAGGTACTGTCTGGATGCTGAATGGGAAGAAAGTCGGGAGTGGATGGTCCAGTCAAATAGCCCGACGACGGTGCACTTGCATACCCCGAAGCCTCAACATCTGCCGATGGGATGCTATTGTTCATAGACATCATATCGAAGGGCCAGTTATCGGACATTGGTTGAGCCATGGTGGTCATGTTGGGGGCACTGTTATCCCACGTGACTGGATCGATTTGGGAGCCGCTCATGTCTAGGAAAGAGGACTGTTGCATCGATGCTGGGTCTGGCAtggcggagaaggagaaaactTCCGTTGGTGCCGAAAACTCCTGAGAGTCATATGATGGTAGCATACCTGCGTCTGCGAGTGTTGTCGTCGCTGGGCCCATGGGCTGAGTAGACGGAGCCATGACTCCCAGGTTCTCTGCGGCTGTTGTTTGAAAGTATGGCGGTGATGTATACGCAGCCGTTTCTAGTGATGCTGGATGCCAGCTGATTGGGCGAGTTGCTGTTGCTCGCCTGCTTCTCAGAGCGGAAGCCAGGAGAGCAGGATTGACCTGAGCCTGATACGGCTGGGCTTGGACTGGTTGATAGATTGGTGACCCATGTGATGCTGCTGCCCTCCATCTGCCCGCAGATGAGGGACTGTTGCCCGCACTCCGAGGCTTCATCACTCGACCCGTATGCCTTGGCCTGGGAAAAGCATACATCATGTCACGGAAGTTGGAAGATGGCACACATGGCTGGTCTGCCTGCAGCCAGTACGAGCCAGCTTGGGGCTGGATGTAATTGGCCATTgaaaagaagtagaagatgGACAGTGATGGTGTGTTGGAAGAACAAGGAGGCTAGTGATGGAGAGATAATCAGTTTGGGTTGAGAGGGGTGAGATGGTAAGTGTGAACATACATATTTGTATGAAGTAGAAGGGTGAGAGGGAGACCCGTGATGGAAAGGGCTGGTAGGCTTATATGTATGGAATATCAAGTGCGGATAAGCCCCATGGGTGACTGCAGGAATGCAATATGCAAAGGATCAAAGGATCTGTAATAAAGATCGGGACTTTTCCATTCAAAGATGACACAGGGGTGTGAGGGTCACAAGGCTTTGAGGTAAGGTACGGGGGAAGTCAATCCATAGGGTCCATGAAGggaaggatggatggatgtaagtttgtatgtatatgtatgggGACTAAAGGGTAGGTAGTAGTTAAGTGACTTCTTACCCAAATAGTTCAAACACTTAATTATCCCTCGGTCAGTAAAATGGAaattaaaaacaaaaaaataattaaaagaaaaaggaataaaataaaaaaaaagagaataggTAATACAAGTGGAACGCATTGCTTGATCTACCATCCGCCCCAGTTCCACGATCCCATTACTGAAGATGGATTAGCGGACGCATGTTGGGAATTTTGGCATGACATCCGACAACGTTGACACCCATCGAAAGGGGTTTAGTCGGTGGGTATTCAAGAAAGGATGGAaggcaaggaagagaagTGATGATTCAGATGTGCCCATGCCACACGGTTGTTTGCTCCACTTTGACTCGGTGGTGGCTGTAGggaattttaatttaaaatgattttttaatttaaaatcttcAATTTGTACCCTCACAAGGTCATCGTTTGGATAGATGGGGACCTGGAACGACAATCCGTCTTTGACCCAGACGCTTTGGACTTCGGGATCCATGGTATTGGGTTACTGGTCGTGAACGAATGGTGGTCGTGGTGGGGAACCAAGGGTATTGAATAATGTTGACGGTGGATGATCAGATCCATTATTGGCGATAAAATGAATGAGTTTTAGTTTGGTTTGGGTTTTAGTTTAGAAGTTGACTCCAAAAGGGAATCGTCTATCATGCAAAGTGATTGGTGGGCCGAGCAGGGAACTGGAACTCGGCAGGGAAGACGAAGGAACCAGAAAAAGGACAGCTAAATGTGGTCTGGGACACGCCGAATCTAACCCAACCTTCAGTAGGGCCTGTGTGAGAGAGACTCCAAGTGAGAGAGCCCCCATACCTGACTAAGTCTGGGGCTAAAAACGGGGGGATTACGTATGGTATTCGTATGATACTACTTACTTCGACCCTTTGCCTCCTCAGCTTCTGCCTACGTCCATACAAGTACTGACGCTACTGTATGAATGCACGTCCCCTACAAAGACTACTAAGGTATGTATCCTTGTAATTCCTCCAGCCTGatttcttggtcttcttctccgtcaTCAGTTACATTGGCAAACTCTCTTTCAAATCCTACTCTAGACTAGTCCCATTTCATTGGGATACTTTCTGTAGTCCGCTCATACATAGTATGAGCGCCGCCGGGACCAGACCGAGACCAACTGACGAGATCATCGTTTTTGACTAATAAGTCAATCATCTATTGACGACCTAACCGGTGATGAGCATACCAAGTGGACATACCGCCGGACCTCACCTACCCTTACTCAAGAACTtaaagagaagagggggggaaAGGACACACCACAGAATGCGAtgtattacggagtacgatAGAACGGTATTGGTTTTGATGGGTAAGGCAGAGAGGcacatacatactgtacatacagttCTGACCCACGATCCGACCCGATCGTCAAAAAAGCCCCTGCGACCTTCCACTCCATTGCCCATTTTTgaccccctcctcctcctacTTACTCCTCAGTGACCCCCTTCGAGTTCCGCTGATTGTCCCCACAAGTTCACCGTTTCCAACGCGTCACAAGTTACAACGCCGTTACGCAAGGGTTACAATAATGTGGACATGTTCCAGAGCCCTTGTCCTTCCTTTCGCATCCTTTcagccttgaccttcttctgGTTCAATTTTACCCTTAAGGTTTCAGAAACGGGGAAGTTTGCTTTGGTACAGTAAGGTAGTGTTTTACTCCTCGATATTGCGAATTCATACTCCGGACGCCCATTATCGTGTCCTTTTGACATGATTTGACAAGGAGAGAGATCAGAACGGATGCGGGCATCTTccgtttctctctttccctcgtCATAGATCGATCCTTCGGCCTTGCCGGGCGCTTATCCCGCCATTCTTTATTCTTAGGTACGGTATCACCCTGCTTGTTCCTAACCAACCGCTTCAATAATAGGTAATTAATCTCCCCTTTCATACACCCCCATAGGTCATGAGGCGACTATGACTCAGCTGGGACCATCAATCAATACCAGACAAGGGAATATAACACCTTTCTAGTATCTCCTTTAGTGGtgaattaatataaaaaggaaaaaaaaagaaaaaaaaaaaaaaaaagtaactACTGCTGGTGATATGCATATCACTCGGAACTTCTCAGTTGCCTCAATATCACCAGTTCCAGTAAATAACAACCTGACCGACCGCTGATAACGATGACGAGAATGAAGTTAATAATGCCTCAAATCTAGCCCTCGCTGCCTACTGAATGTGCATGGTGGAGTACATGTTTCATACGGAGTAGCCATCGACCGCGTACATACATTTCTCGCAAGTCGGGTACATCGCCACTCCAGAAACCCTACTACCATCGTCGGTGTGGAAAGAAGCgggcagaaaaagaaaaacgacGGGAAGCTCGGCTAAGAGAAGTGTGATGACAACATCCAGGCCAAAGGCAACAAAATCTGCTCGAGACCGCCCGGAGTGGGGGAAAGCTAAGGCACAGGATCTGTATCAGAACTTGAGCCAGGCCAATGGCTGGCCACTTCGGTACGGGGTAATTGGCCTCAATAATGTATTATGACAAGTCTAACTGCACCACACACCGGACCGATAGACAATGGATTGGACAGTGCCGCTGAAGTTATGTACGTATGCGggtatgtactccgtatggacGATGGAGTCTCCATGCGCCCAGCCCAAcaaacaccaccaaggaaCGGAGGATTCCTCGTCCGTTGCTGGTGACCATTTCCAGAACATGGGACCCTCTCTTAGTCCCGCACCAAGTCACTAGTGCAGTGACTTGAAGGTAAGCTGACGCTGGAGGATATTAAATCACTATACAGGGTACATACCTAGGTAACCCCCCCGTGCTTTCGGGCACTTGGCGAACTACGCTTCTACCACCTGCGAGAATAGACTAAACGTCATAGTTAGGAGAAGACTAAACGATAATCGACGGAAAAGGAGACGGTCAATGGTCGCTTGTTCCTGGTCGCCTCCTCTGAACTGAAAGGATCGACTCGGTACCTGTACTATCGTGAAGCCCCATCACAAGGTGGTCAGCGACTAAACATGGaatcctctctctcccttgcCCGAAGAAGCAACTCCCGGGCATTTGAGATAGGCACCTTAGCTTACTTCGCCGAACCCAGCAGACCGGGGAGGACAATGCGGACTCTttctacttttcttttttttttttttatttctgGTCTTTATCTTTGTCATCTTATCCTGAATAGTaatatttgtttttctgaTCGTCTGTACAACTTACAACGACTGTTCCATTAATATTCA
This DNA window, taken from Aspergillus flavus chromosome 5, complete sequence, encodes the following:
- a CDS encoding putative sugar kinase (NAD+ kinase) produces the protein MDQGQFRDNAGRGGAGGDTDSHKLEVVLTPNCSHRRKSSLVMANEPGKPRLDRADDKTACFVHSLIAGEWICPPGREKDARTARDALDDAMGFDDTAIDTDGVTVTDMDDWTPKQSETIVESRQLTKKQLSDMAWNVRKLSKKLDSIKLKLSVKNVFVVTKAGDDSVIAFTRKLTQWLLSKDRDTEYNVYVERRLEAAADFGASQLLEDEPSAAGRLKFWDNKFVYENAYLFDFVITLGGDGTVLYTSWLFQQVVPPVLSFSLGSLGFLTKFDFNDYQKTLGSAFKDGVAVSLRLRFECTIMRSNGREDGSLTHAKKRDLVEELIGEEVEGTLTHKPEKVVQILNDVVLDRGPNPTMSSIELFGDDEHFTTLLADGVCIATPTGSTAYNLAAGGSLCHPDNPVILVTAICAHTLSFRPIILPDTIVLRMGVPYDARTSSWASFDGRERVELHPGDYVTVSASRYPFANVLPQDRRNNDWVHSISKTLNWNSRQKQKALKG
- a CDS encoding cell morphogenesis protein Las1 yields the protein MSKVIFTPWKEQSELQSVRNQFYPPPTYDGPDMRSRACATVAAWKLRGNLPHPVEATALLTDAILHDDAKKNSIFSIRATYSAAFCRFVTGLVDSKLHGQRKTMFQRAIDLGLPASFVELRHEATHRELPSLTVLRNAAQRSLEWLWDYYWAKIDLDAGFAPDGVEDDIEPVKAAARACLAQVTGETGASEPPRKKRRVQVLSGVATQLVSVCKSSGKGAAAVSEVLVEDEVLVSGERKLGTSLDDEFSRWDYFLQVIVEGYPAFLTGLVEAMVDVLAFARSATKEDAHCEGVYMWLDHILCSSQWESKRRLLSFAYALSACEQNSNHWTDMLKERIQEVDNDLSSSPGGQGELSGKDKNAPQSLHTGTSHDLDSLKNMGWEVVDTWDSRPLGIV